From Mytilus trossulus isolate FHL-02 unplaced genomic scaffold, PNRI_Mtr1.1.1.hap1 h1tg000103l__unscaffolded, whole genome shotgun sequence, one genomic window encodes:
- the LOC134699954 gene encoding uncharacterized protein LOC134699954: MTGSLLDHETFQIIFKESPETQSAIWKTYNTESCFQPHIEILGLTPKTSYIFKVRIVNKRTGEEFPFTDESELIKTQESPAKHVLKKARKTKAGSPAVYTLPIKENRSARNVKAKTRKFYLGTESVGVAEKTLMIVGATGSGKSTLINAIANYIIGVEWEDNFRFNLVDLEPEEEKRSRNEAQSLTQWVTCYTLYSSVSDRINYTVNLIDTPGFGDTRGLDQDAKIVDQIRELFTAKDQKGISTLDAVCFIVKAPDARLTPTQTYIFESILCLFGNDIKDNICTLITFADGQTPPVLSGIKALGGIPLPCDIYFTFNNSALYAENSVGANNQMSSFFWQMGMKSYQTFFSHVTNMQTRSLWLTAEVLEKRQKLENTIHNLHQEIDVGLSKINLLEGEVKLFSEHSRDILANKNFEYTVEEDYQEKIDLQGTGQHTTNCLTCNFTCHEYCRIPNDDKKAGCIAMNSEGSCMECPKGCHWSEHHNTPFVIKWFKKKVTKRYEDMKRKYEEATQKTLTQEQVLDEMNQDITKQEQGIQVMLVFISKLTNRLKEIALRPDPFSTVEYIDIMISSEEMEKKSGFEGRINALKKCRQRAQYGDSVQIFRDRIQNTRQSIAASDIAEELLESDMSIIGRIKRFLGSSKWLVDTI; this comes from the exons ATGACTGGGTCATTGTTGGACCACGAGacgtttcaaataatttttaaagaatcCCCCGAGACCCAAAGCGCTATATGGAAAACTTACAACACTGAATCATGCTTCCAACCACACATCGAAATACTCGGGCTTACTCCAAAAACGTCGTATATATTCAAAGTAAGGATAGTTAACAAAAGAACAGGAGAGGAATTCCCATTCACAGACGAAAGTGAACTTATTAAAACCCAAGAATCTCCAGCTAAGCATGTTTTAAAGAAGGCAAGAAAAACGAAAGCAGGTTCACCTGCAGTTTACACACTACCGATAAAGGAAAACCGTTCTGCAAGGAATGTGAAAgcgaaaacaagaaaattttatttag GTACAGAAAGCGTTGGTGTTGCTGAAAAAACGTTAATGATTGTGGGCGCTACTGGGTCTGGTAAAAGTACTCTTATAAATGCAATTGCTAACTATATCATTGGTGTGGAATGGGAAGATAATTTTAGATTCAATCTAGTTGATTTAGAACCTGAAGAAGAGAAAAGGTCAAGAAACGAG GCCCAGTCACTCACTCAATGGGTCACATGTTATACATTGTATAGCAGTGTTTCTGATCGAATCAATTATACAGTTAATTTAATTGATACTCCGGGATTTGGTGACACCAGGGGCTTAGACCAAGATGCAAAAATTGTAGATCAAATACGCGAGCTTTTTACAGCAAAAGACCAAAAAGGAATTTCAACACTTGACGCTGTATGCTTCATCGTAAAGGCACCAGATGCAAGACTTACACCAACGCAAACATATATCTTTGAGTCCATCTTATGCTTATTTGGAAATGATATCAAAGATAACATATGTACCCTCATCACATTTGCCGATGGACAAACACCACCAGTTTTATCAGGTATAAAAGCTTTGGGTGGAATACCATTGCCATGtgacatttattttactttcaacaATTCTGCTTTGTATGCTGAAAATTCCGTGGGAGCAAATAACCAGATGTCATCCTTTTTCTGGCAAATGGGAATGAAAAGCTACCAAACTTTCTTCAGCCATGTAACAAACATGCAAACAAGAAGTTTATGGTTGACGGCAGAAGTACTCGAAAAGAGGCAAAAGCTTGAGAATACAATACATAATCTTCACCAGGAAATTGATGTTGGCCTTTCCAAAATAAATCTGCTGGAAGGAGAGGTAAAGCTGTTTTCAGAACATTCAAGGGACATTCtggcaaacaaaaattttgagtATACCGTGGAGGAGGATTATCAAGAAAAAATAGACTTGCAAGGTACCGGACAACATACAACCAATTGTCTAACTTGCAATTTCACCTGTCATGAATACTGCAGAATTCCAAACGATGATAAAAAGGCAGGATGTATAGCAATGAATAGCGAAGGGTCGTGCATGGAATGTCCAAAGGGATGCCATTGGTCAGAACATCATAACACACCTTTTGTCATCAAATGGTTTAAAAAGAAAGTAACAAAGCGTTATGAAGACATGAAAAGAAAGTACGAAGAAGCAACACAGAAAACGTTGACCCAGGAACAAGTTTTAGATGAAATGAATCAAGACATCACAAAACAGGAGCAAGGAATACAAGTTATGCtagtatttatttcaaaactaacCAACAGACTGAAGGAAATTGCTCTACGTCCGGATCCCTTCAGCACTGTGGAGTATATAGATATTATGATTTCAAGTGAggaaatggaaaagaaaagtgGATTTGAAGGCCGAATAAATGCACTGAAAAAGTGCAGACAACGTGCACAATATGGGGATTCCGTACAAATATTTAGAGACAGAATTCAAAACACAAGGCAGTCAATTGCAGCGAGCGACATCGCAGAAGAATTGTTAGAAAGCGATATGTCGATTATAGGAAGAATCAAGCGTTTTTTAGGCAGCAGTAAATGGCTGGTAGATACAATATAG
- the LOC134699907 gene encoding uncharacterized protein LOC134699907 gives MAIISVTDGDVNQSLCEPCGRKNETKQTTTECKRCSTQLCQVCFELHESLKNCPNDASKDTQESLKRKRDNESAKTDIKQDEQDNKKSKISGDTTIITQQSKRHSGLPCKRCRDEDKTQEATFYCTDCEIPLCSECSDIHKTNNKTKHHSISNDVISCILMSEKRRNDGEQSKAIEVIPMEIESDACTITSNVISLCLLFLY, from the exons ATGGCAATTATTTCTGTTACAGATGGAGATGTAAACCAATCACTTTGTGAGCCATGTGGAAGAAAAAATGAAACGAAACAAACTACAACTGAATGTAAAAGATGCAGTACTCAGTTATGCCAGGTCTGTTTTGAACTTCACGAATCGCTTAAAAATTGTCCAAACGATGCCAGTAAAGACACACAGGAGTCATTGAAACGCAAACGTGACAATGAATCTGCTAAAACAGATATAAAGCAGGACGAgcaagataataaaaaatccaaaatatcAGGCGATACCACAATTATTACACAGCAAAGTAAGCGCCACAGTGGTTTACCATGCAAACGTTGCAGAGATGAAGATAAAACACAAGAAGCAACTTTTTATTGCACTGACTGCGAAATTCCTCTTTGCTCAGAATGTTCTGATATCCATAAGACTAACAACAAGACGAAACATCATTCAATATCCAATGATGTAATAAGTTGCATACTTAT GTCAGAAAAACGCAGAAACGATGGTGAACAGTCGAAAGCTATAGAAGTTATTCCGATGGAAATAGAAAGTGATGCATGTACCATCACAAGTAATGTCATATCCTTATGTCTTTTATTTCTTTACTAA